The DNA region TACCGGATAAAACCTATAGACGTCATAGGGAACGAGCATCCTGGAAACAGGAATGATCGAACAACGATTGAACCGGAAGTACCGGACCCGACACTGGCAGCACTGGCAACGATCAGGCAGCTGGAAGCTGCATTGCGGGCAGCTGATAATCGGCTGGAGCGAGGGTACAATGAGCGGGAACGATTGAAAGTACAGCTGGCATCTGCTCACAGCAAGATTCAGCGTATCAAATCCTGGATACCGTTCGGTCACCAGATCAGCGCCTGGGCTTCACAGCGCAAGATACTCCGGGGAGGAAAGTCATGAGCGCGATAGCAGGTATTGTTCATACCGATGGTCAGCAAGCGTTATGGGAGGACAGTTGGCGGCTGTACGCCAGTCTGGGACACGTTCCGGCAGATACAACGGGCGTGTGGAAGGGGAATGAAGCCTTCTTGAGTTGTCACGCCCAGTGGATTACACCGGAGTCGGTCAGCGAGCAATTGCCTTTGTATGATGAGGTAAGCGGTCTGTCGATCACGGCCGATGCCATTCTTGATAATCGGGAACAGCTGGCAGATCAAATGTCCATATCCAGCATTGAATTGGCGGGATTGTCGGATAGTGAGCTGATATTAAGAGCCTATCAACGATGGGATGAAAATCTGGCTGACAAACTGCTTGGCGATTTCGCCTTTGCGATCTGGGACGATCGTAAGCGCAGGCTCTTTGCTGCCAGAGATATTACAGGCATGAGATCCTTCTATTTTCGACATGATGGTCCGCGGTTTGCCTTCTGTACATTAATGAAGCCGCTGCTGCAGCTGGAAGGCGTACATAAAGAATTGGATGAGACCTGGTTATCCGAATTTCTCGCCATCCCTGACATGCATGATTCCGCGGATATTCATTCGACTGTCTATCGGGGAGTGAGCCAGCTTCCTCCTGCACATACGCTTAGCTTCAGAGATGGAAGGCTAGAACAGAAACAATACCATCGTTGGGATGAAGTGGAGCCGTTAAGGCTTAAGTCCGATGGAGAGTATGTGGAGGCTTTCCGTGAGGTATTTGGTCAAGCTGTCGGATCGCGTTTGCGGACGCATAGACAGGTATCTGCGGCGTTAAGTGGGGGACTGGACTCTGGAGCCGTTGTCGGATTTGCCTCAGGAACCTTGCGAAGCCAAGGGAAGAGGTTAAATGCGTACAGTTACGTTCCAGTAGCTGATTTTACGGATTATACGTCAAAAACACTGTTAGCGGATGAACGCCCGTTTATCCAATCCACGGTTAATCATGTCGGTAATATTACAGAGAACTATCTTGATTTTGAAGGAAGAAGCCCTCTTAGTGAAGTGGATACCTGGCTTGATATTATGGAAATGCCCTATAAGTACTTTGAAAACTCATTCTGGATTCGCGGTTTCTATGAAAAAGCAAGCCAGCAGGATGTTGGTGTTCTATTGACTGGAGCACGTGGTAACTTCACCGTTTCCTGGGGACCTGCATTGGACTATTATGCCAGTTTGCTGAAAAGCGGACGCTGGTTCCGGTGGCTTCGAGAAATGCAACAATACAGTGAGCGTACCGGGATGAAATTCTCGCGTATTGCTAAAATTACGGGACGAAAAGCGTATCCGGAATGGTTTAAATCGATGTCCAAAGGGGCTGCGCAGGCCGCATCTGTGCAATTAATCCACCCGGATTTTGCAAGGCGGACGGGTGTATTGGAACGGCTCAAATCAATTATCGTGTTACAGGGCGGTGCTCAGGCAGATGCGCTCAAAGTGCGAGCAGAGAAGTTCAACAATCTGGCCATTGCAAACAAAAATGGCGCAGTAGCTACCAAATGCTCTCTTCGTTATCGAGCATGGGAGCGAGACCCTACCAGTGATGCGAGAGTGATTCGCTTCTGTCTGTCCGTGCCGATAGAACAATATGTTAATCAGGGGACGGACCGCTCCTTAATTCGTCGGGCTACCTCACCCGAGCT from Paenibacillus sp. JNUCC-31 includes:
- a CDS encoding asparagine synthase-related protein; amino-acid sequence: MSAIAGIVHTDGQQALWEDSWRLYASLGHVPADTTGVWKGNEAFLSCHAQWITPESVSEQLPLYDEVSGLSITADAILDNREQLADQMSISSIELAGLSDSELILRAYQRWDENLADKLLGDFAFAIWDDRKRRLFAARDITGMRSFYFRHDGPRFAFCTLMKPLLQLEGVHKELDETWLSEFLAIPDMHDSADIHSTVYRGVSQLPPAHTLSFRDGRLEQKQYHRWDEVEPLRLKSDGEYVEAFREVFGQAVGSRLRTHRQVSAALSGGLDSGAVVGFASGTLRSQGKRLNAYSYVPVADFTDYTSKTLLADERPFIQSTVNHVGNITENYLDFEGRSPLSEVDTWLDIMEMPYKYFENSFWIRGFYEKASQQDVGVLLTGARGNFTVSWGPALDYYASLLKSGRWFRWLREMQQYSERTGMKFSRIAKITGRKAYPEWFKSMSKGAAQAASVQLIHPDFARRTGVLERLKSIIVLQGGAQADALKVRAEKFNNLAIANKNGAVATKCSLRYRAWERDPTSDARVIRFCLSVPIEQYVNQGTDRSLIRRATSPELPDKVRLNQRVRGVQPADWLHRMIPNWNAFTDELRTLCSDSRVAGILNTERIQSALSKFPNPRPELASHPDLRLMMHSLIVYRFIQKF